DNA from Pararge aegeria chromosome W unlocalized genomic scaffold, ilParAegt1.1 SUPER_W_unloc_1, whole genome shotgun sequence:
TCGGAAGTCATAACCCTACGTGCAGACAACACGAAGCTTCAAGATAATGTGCGTAATCTTGACAGTAAAATGTTGGAAATTGAGCAGAGGGCACGGGAGTCCAACTTGGATCTCCAGTGTATCCCAGAATTTCCGAAGGAAAACCTTACAAATACGGCCATTCAACTTGGAAAAACTATCTCTTACCCGATTATGGAAAACGATATTATATCGTGTACCCGAATTGCCAAGGTCAACGCCAGCAGCAGTAGGCCGCGGTCTGTTATCCTGAAGCTGTCTTCGCCCCGCAAACGGGATGAGTTTCTCAGTGCATGCTTAAAATTCAACAAATCGAACCCTTTGGATAAACTTAACAGTTCCCACCTGGGTATAGCTGCCGATAAAACCCCTATCTACGTGTCCGAGCACCTCTCACCAGCTAATCGCAGTCTACATGCTATGGCGCGCAGCTACAAAAAGGAAAAAGGATATAAATATCTTTGGGTGAGACACGGTCGCGTTATGATGAGAAAGAACGATTCTTCGCCTGCCATATGGATTAAGAATAGTGACTTTCTTATGCAAATTAAGAGTTAGGGTGTAAATGGACTTTTATTCTCTGGTGTAGTGATTTAGCCGTAAATTCTTAAAAGGTACTGTTAGTGGATTAAGTGTGTACTATCAAAACGCAAGAAGTATACGAGGTAAACTAGAAAGTCTTTACTTGAACAGCATGTCGTGCGAGTACGATATAATAGTTATAACGGAAACTTGGCTAAACAGTGGTGTATTTGATGctgaaatattaaatgataattataatattttccggAGGGATAGATGCAGTTCTAGTAGTTCAAAGAAAGAGGGTGGGGGGATTTTAATTGCGGTCTTAAAGAAATTTAGTTCCTCTCGTAATAGTTGTTGGGAGAGTGAATGTGAGGACGTCTGGGTCACGGTTTCGACCGGCAATGCTTCTCATGCATTTCACATTTGCGCCGTTTATCTGCCTCCTCCCCCAATTTTCTGTAAGCTCGATCAAATGCTGTCATCTATAAGCGAAGCTATATACAGAACGAATAGCGATGTTCTCCTCCTCGGAGATTTTAATCTCGGTTTCATAAACTGGGCTGAAGCTAAATCAAACTTAGATATAACTTTTACCCAGCCAACTTATATTAACTCCAATTTAGGGCATCTTCTCACAGATTTTATCAACCTACATAATTTTAAGCAATATAACAGCATTGTCAACAAAGACAATAAAatcttagatttaattttatgcaaTGGGGCATTACAAGCTAGAGTATGCTCTGCAGATGTTTCGCTAAGCAAAATTGACCCGTATCATCCTCCATTGCTTTCTGTTGTAAATTTTCACAAAGATCAATTCCTTAgtccaaataaaattaaaaagctgaATTTTTACCGAGCtgactatataattataaacgaaCTGTTGAGGGGCATAAAttgggatacaatttttgatgACACTGATACTGTTAATCAAATGGTAGATACATTCTATGACGTAGTTAAGGGGCTTATACTTAAACACGTACCTAAAACAGCAGCCAGGCGAAGTTGTTATCCTTCTTGGTATACTTTTAACCTAATTAGGTTAATAAAGGAGAAGGAGACTTACCGTcttaaatacaagaaaaacaaatgCCCGCTGGCCAAACTTGATTTTCAAGAAGCTAGAAAATTGTGTCACAATCTAATAGATCGTTGCTAcgctaattacaaaaaaagcattgaagatcatatttgtaaaaataacatgaaGATACTGTGgtcatttttaaaatcaaaaaggaAATGCCAGGGAACGATTCCAAATGTTATGACATTTAACGgcaaaaaaatatcatctcCTTCAACGATTTGTGGCGCTTTCGCTAAACATTTTTCGGCCGTTTACACACAGCCTGTCTATACTGATGATAGAGCAAGAACAAGTGCTGCCCTCACAACAATCTCATGCCcagtcacaaataaaaattccttACTTACAATATCTTTGGGTCTCAAGGCAGTAGAAAAAGCCTTGAAGAAATTGGATAAGAATAAAGGAGCAGGTCCTGATGAATTACCAgccattttcattaaaaattgcgCCGCAACTCTGGCTTATCCActttaccttatttttaatcGCTCTCTTGTCACTGGGATATTTCCAGACAAATGGAAATCTGCTAATGTTGTACCAATTCCTAAAAGTGGGCAAGCGGatgatatacttaattatagacCAATTTCCCTGTTATCTCATGTAAGCAAAGTCTTCGAATCTTTAATATGTCCGTATCTTTCGTTTCAATTGCAGTCCATCCTAATTGCTCAACAACAtggttttcgaaataaaatgtcAACAGTATCAAATTTGACTGAATACACGACTCAAATAATAGATAACATTGATAAGGGATATCAAGTCGATGCTATTTATATGGACGTAAGTAAAGCATTCGATCGGGTCGaccatatgattttaatatccaaattgtATGATGCTGGTATTCAGGGAACTTTGCTCTCTTGGCTCTCATCTTATTTGTCGTGCAGGCAGCAGAAGGTTGTAGTTTGTGGCTACGAATCAGATCCGTTCAGGGTTCCATCTGGCGTCCCACAAGGGTCCCACCTTGGCCCTATGttgtttttagtgtatattaacGATGTGTGCGATAACATTAAATCTTCCAATTTCAccttgtttgctgatgatttgaaaacttttaaagctataaaaactCCTTTAGACTCTGATTCTCTTCAAAATGACTTAAATAGCATATCAAACTggtctgttaaaaataaattgcctcttaatattaaaaaatgccaacatattaaatttacaaaaaaacgcaTGCCTCTTCAAACttcttattatcttaataatctgTTGCTTGACGAGGTGTATACTGTTAGAGACCTAGGTgttattttggataaaaaattgtcattcaatacacacataaatcAATTAATCAGTAAATGCTACAAATTACTGGGGTTTGTTTGGCGAAATTGTAAAACATTCAATTCTTGTCTGGCTCTCAAAACCGTCTACTTTGCATTAATTCGGGGTCTCTTAGAGTATTGCTCCAGCATTTGGAATCCACTATATAAGGATCCTATTCTAAGGATTGAAAGAATCCAAAAACGTTTTCTGTTCTTGTTGTCAgttcatcaaaaaaaacaattcgttTTAACCTCATATAGCGGAAGattaaacttctttaaattaatttcattagaaAGTCGTCGTTGGGTATCCGATCAAGTATTtctctacaaaattttaaataataaaatcaactgtccaaatattttgaccaaaattaaatttactgttcCGCGTAAAAATGCGCGCCTCGGTAACTTCAAACCGTTCGTTGGCAAGTTGTATAGAACTAATTTGGGCGCTCACAGTATCCTGGCTAGGATTTGCCGAGAGCACAACAAGCTATTCCAAGCTACTCGTGCCGACATCCACTCATGTTCTCTTCAGCAATACAAAACAATTCTGCAACAACATATTAgtacagctagtagataattgcctcgtacatttctgttttgttttaatttaagttatgtttttgtttcctgttttttttaacttcatcttacagtgtttccttcgttacaacaaataattattgtaaacttgcgaacccgcacttgtgtgtttgttttttcagatacgcatgccggtttgccagtaattgggtttacactacaactttatatttctcaattttgtagtccctaagcttgtttcagtgtataatctgttggtgaacctaataaataaataaaataaaaaccgtctatgccataaatcagtattcatgttaagtattattagacttaactaactttgcaatattgacttcctgcgcttgatgtaggacagtcatcgattgctcttttgcaaaacaaaacattcattctatcagtgacgtgcatagagggtatgtaaagtatatgcaaatgatacaaaatgaagaaggtctccagtacgagttatacaaaacttaaggataagcattgtaatcttactggagattttcttcattttatatcatctgcataccctgtacatagcctcaatgcacgctactgcattctatatacacccacatagattagcagatataacaggctggtgttgtatactacaactgtcatggacaaaacacccatctacattcatgatcacaaccatgcctctttcacataatttaataacagaaaacaaattttgcagacaactacggaacgtaaaaaacattgtttaaggttttatcaaagttatttatgctgtttacatgaatatctgtagagctctccagtttagtcgctccatcatcacaagtgatcatccttttccatccatcaccacggaaagatctggagcagtcttattcctagccaggactgcacggacaatgtgatcaaaagagttagtgtttaaaattatacaactttaggaagtaacagtttctacccttagtaaaagtttgttcactggcaatacagtacagcgtcgctggtacagttgctttcgagtattgtagcagtatacttcagttaaattgaatgtatatccaaaccctgttttaaagcctataaacacttcaacagcctagacagtagatctaaaaggaacgtttgtaagtggataaaaatcaatacaggatttgcgacactaaaacgattgcagtaagaagttttgtttcgatacgcgaaatcgactacgactgcgagcgtgcaaatgtgctaagggtaaaaagtctttccccatcaaataaataaatgaaaatatcataataatgtactcaagactccccagtaaactggttaaaagtaaaagtcttttaaactgtaataaaccacatccgagcatgttcacattgaaattgcctggtctccccgtcctcccgtgtcaaacggatggtaacccctttagaccctgacctattacccccatctctcccatcccccttaattcttaaatctagacagattacgagtcttagaatatctacgtcgagtttgtaaacacttatttttcttcagttaaaggcaaatccgcgtaactattacgcaccaacgccaacattaataatcaatcaaatccaacatattcattaaaattaattttggtcagaacatttcaattataagtataggtattaaagaaaatgtagatagagcgaaagtacaatctcatgttaaatgtttttaaggagaagtagaaagcttctgcagggctagcatgggcgggggacacttctccacggggaaaggatataacgtttatcccctcacgcat
Protein-coding regions in this window:
- the LOC120636767 gene encoding uncharacterized protein LOC120636767 — protein: MSPCIACKQHISPTERLTCSLCPSYYHYGCIGLSKENFSKLSSKAKAAWKCPDCKMPRAKGDNTNTPVKTSELDLLGEPKVQVDFLTIDERLNRFEEALSSKIINLESSLAQKLNKELTSLQSLIKQIPDLIKTVEFMSNKFDQMQSEIQLLKSEVITLRADNTKLQDNVRNLDSKMLEIEQRARESNLDLQCIPEFPKENLTNTAIQLGKTISYPIMENDIISCTRIAKVNASSSRPRSVILKLSSPRKRDEFLSACLKFNKSNPLDKLNSSHLGIAADKTPIYVSEHLSPANRSLHAMARSYKKEKGYKYLWVRHGRVMMRKNDSSPAIWIKNSDFLMQIKS